One part of the Rutidosis leptorrhynchoides isolate AG116_Rl617_1_P2 chromosome 1, CSIRO_AGI_Rlap_v1, whole genome shotgun sequence genome encodes these proteins:
- the LOC139849648 gene encoding uncharacterized protein — protein sequence MAYGTTPDLFNEYIKIGEKTSADCLENFCQCVFNLFAKEYLRKSTAEDISRLYDFHAQKHGLPGMLGSIDCANNDINDLIFSPLFNNIKDGTAPPSPFEVNGHHYGREYYLGDGIYPDRAMLVKAPHSPTGEPRKNLNGSKKVLGKTLNVHSEYYKITVLRLDALKKE from the exons ATGGCGTATGGAACTACTCCCGATTTGTTTAACGAATACATAAAAATTGGTGAGAAAACATCAGCTGATTGTTTAGAGAACTTTTGTCAGTGCGTATTTAATTTATTTGCTAAAGAATATTTACGAAAATCAACTGCCGAAGATATTTCTCGGCTATATGATTTTCATGCACAAAAACATGGTTTACCGGGTATGCTTGGTAGTATTGATT GTGCAAATAACGACATTAATGATTTAATTTTTTCTCCGCTGTTCAACAATATAAAAGATGGCACTGCTCCACCTTCGCCATTTGAGGTAAACGGGCATCACTACGGGAGAGAGTATTACCTAGGTGATGGTATATACCCGGATCGGGCTATGTTGGTCAAAGCGCCCCATTCTCCAACTGGCGAACCACGTAAAAATTTAAACGGTTCAAAGAAAGTGCTAGGAAAGACATTGAACGTGCATTCGGAGTACTACAAG ATAACAGTTTTGCGATTGGACGCACTGAAGAAAGAATGA